The genomic stretch AATAGGTTCTGGTGGACTCTGCTCGTTTAGGTTATTTCATTCTATGGAAATCTCATAAAACCTGCCTTTCTCATGGAACTTGACCCTTGTAGAGAAATTTTTCTTGGCAAATAAATGTTCTTTCCTTGAAACCAAAGTGGGTTCTATCTCTGTTCGATTCAGATTTCAGGCACTCTCTGATAGTGAAAATTAAAAAGCTTATCTTCTTCCTTTAAACTGAGAAGAGTTGAGACTTCTTATACTCGCCTTCCCTACACACAAGACAATGGATTCCCTCTCATGAAGGTCAGATTGGTAGGTAGGATTAGGATCAGAAGAGGTAGAATAACATACCTGTAGTCGCTGTAGGGGGTTTGCAACCGCCGTAGTCGCCGTAGTCGGGGGGTTCACAGCCGCCGATCTGAGGAacgttcttcttctccaacttaGTGAAACTGACTCGTGACCTGTTATGAGGTGAGAGTGAGTTAAGGTTGTGGTGAAATCGATTTGGGGACTACAATTAATgagggcaattttggtacttcattatttttaagggtaaacTGGCATTTAGCATAAAAAAGAAGTGTTGGTGTCAGCATTCTTTgtatattctgtaacagtgactgacggtagggggtttgagtctaatttggtgaaagagggggtgttcctataatgaaagagagggggtgttcctataatattggtattctccagggggtggcactgtaaattacccttaatttAATTTGGGTCCTAAAAGAATAATATATTTGGTCCCTATGAAATGAATCCCAGACCTTGATATGAAATATTATTACATTTGGGTCACACGGTTTGGGTCTCATATTGGGTCccaagaaaaccctaaacctacaacaaaaccctaaaccctaagaacaATTAgggtcccaaaaaccctaaatattgGGTCATATATGAAGAAACCATCATCTGCAAGACCCCtattgggtaaaaaaaaaaaaaaaaaaaaaaaaagaacaagtaCCAACAACTTAAACTAAAAaagaatattatattattagggtcccaaaaaccctaaatattaGATCACATATAAAGAAACCATCATCTGCAAGACCCCTACTGGgtcccaaaagaaaaacagcAGAACCACGACTAAAACTAAAGATAAGAGGACAGTCATTACCTGAAGAGGGcagaaaaatagaagagtagGCACCCAAATCCCCCTTcgtctccttttctttcttcctttcttcttttctttctcacgGTTCtgccttctttccttctctctttcttccttacggttctgctttctttccctttctttcttttatagcCCACGCCCCTCTCTTTCCCCGTCTTCACGtctctttctcttccccatggttctcttccattttctctctcacgtctctctctctctcttcccacggttttttctatttcccctctctctctcactcttctaACTTCACGGTTTGTCTAAAtggggtggggtccacaaagaaagttttaaaaactaaaagaaaaaatcttaaaaattaaagaaaagaatcttaaaagtgaaagaaaaaaaattcaattaaataaaacGCTCTTATTTACTctactaacaagatttgaaccTAGGACCTCTAATTAGTCAAGGTACTAACCATTGGGCTAACTCATTAAGTCATTAAAATAAAGCctaactttaaatatttaacAATGCttagaaaataatataaaaagatATATAATCGAAGGTTCCAAAATTTGGGGCATTACAATTTGAGATCTAGGATCTTGGcgctttgaaatatttttttgggtatccaagtgtcaaaatcaaagaaaaggaaGTTTGTGTTGGACTTGCTGCAGGAAACTGGCTTCTTGGGTGTAAACCAGCAGACTCACCTATTGATCAGAATCACAAGCTAGGTGATGATTCTGGACAGCCCCAAATTGATGCAGAGAAGTACCAGATATTAGTGGCAAAGCTGATCTATCACTTCCTGACTTGCCTTGATATTTCTTATGCTGTTGGGTGGTGAGTCAGTTCATGCATGCCCCTAAGAGTGGGCATTTAGGTGGTGTCTACTGCATTCTCAGATATTTGAAGTCCAGCACAGGAAAGGGTTTGTTGTACACCATACACAACCACTTGAGAATTGATGCCTTCACTGATGTAGATTGGGAAGGGTCCATCTCAGATAGAAGATCCACATCTGGTGATGTAAGGCTAGATCACATAAGACCTAACCCTAGGCAGGTTCTGAAAACCTAGGCTGAAATAGGAGAAAATTGAGAACTCACACATCGGGCCTGGGATGTGTTTGAAATTTTGGGTGAAGATGGCCATTAATATCCCCAAACTATGCTCCAAATTTGGCTTGAACTCACCAAGTAGGTAAGAAACCAATCAAGATCACAAATGCTACAGACTAGGGTTTTGCAGGCTGAATGGAGAATTCCTGTGGCTTCCTCTAGAGGCCTCCAAAGGCCAAGCTGTGCTAGTCCAAGGCCTCTTGTGGTGGCTGGCATAAAACTCTAAAAGGGCTGACTGAGGTGGGTTCAGGTTAGGGAGACCTAGAGATCGATCCTTGGTCCAAGAAGCTCTATTTTGCTGCTATCGTTTTCTGCAATGTAACTGAATGGTTGATCCGTGGTTTTAATGGGATTGATTTCAAACACTCAATATCTCAATAATTAGTGAtaaaacagaaaaggaagaaagggaagatggTGAGAAGAAATTGTAGAAGAAGgggggtaggggaatggctatctcagcctaggtTTCTCACTCTCAACTATCCCTGTTGATGAAACAAATGTATCTTAGGTTTTATTTGTTAGAGGAACCCCatgggggtagccgagttggcaagggatcttcTTGAACCTTCTTCCTTCCAAATTGAGTGGACAGTTGTATACTTCTAGAAGGACCATATGGGGCACCAGAATTGTTCATGGTAACAGTGTTCACgggtactgttcacgtgaacagtaatttATGTtcactctcttcttcctcatgcTTTGACCTACCTCATCTGGCTATTGCAAGTCTACAACTACACATTTGTCACATGGAGGACTAAGAATGCTATGTATAGCTCATAATCCTGTGCAACATGATCGCACCAAGCATATTGAAGTTATCCAGGatttcataaaagagaagattgacagCAACATTTTTTGTACTCCATTTGTGAAGACCATGGTTCAAGCACTCGAGCGATACCATCGAAATTTCCCACAATTTGACGGTATCCCGTGACTTTGATACCATATAGCCTGTGACAGGTTTTGAGTGGACCaatgggttgggttgaaccAACCTTTATAAAATATgcttaaatgggaaaccaagtgttctcatttaaaaaatttgaccTTTTCCCcgtattttcttctctgtgaagtgGAAAACTTtgggaaaacactcaagattttccttttgttaaaaaaaaaaaagaaaaactttaatctaagcttggatcttgcaaaatctacctaaggaagggtGCTTGGACCACTTTTGAGTGgaaaacttgggaaaacacttttgagtgttgagtgttgaatgTTGAGACTTAGGCTTGAGAGATTATTCTCagttatgtaatattattatttattttggatcctttgcattatggtttgttttttttaagcttttatttatatatttcacAATTATGTACTtgtgtagattgtagactacatATAATGTAGactatgtacttatgtagtatagtttcagtcaaCAACTCAACGTACATAGCAAACTTTGGTTCacaccacaagtatgactttaggtgttttttacatgaaactaattatgtgaatgtgttagaaatgtctaaaataggacgcACACAAAAAATAGGCAAAAGAAACACATTTTCAgggtcgaaaccaaagtttccacccaACTGGGAAAAATTcctggtttcctcgaaattttcagaattcgACCAAAATTTTAGTCTCCCTAAGGGTCGAAACCCGAATACCTGAATACCCGAATACCCGAATACctgataccttgaaccttggtAAAGACGGGTGAACAAGGGCCATATGTTTTCATTAAAGGGATCAGCTCACCAATTCAACACTCTTTTACGCAAGCTGGGCATGTATGATATCTATTTGCTAGCTTGAGCGGGAGTAGTAAGTACTCAGTAATAGTTCTCTTGTTATATATGATTTAAGGGTATATGTGTAATTTGTATCTTAAGAAACAGAAATAATAGTAGAGGTAAGTGAAATCGATACACACACTCTTCTCCcaaaatctctctttcttcttcttctcggtttcttcttctacttctccctTTTTCAACCTATTCAACTAGTATATGGGTACATCTTTGCAAGTCAGGAGACTCAGGACCAGGAAAACATCTCATTTGtacaatttcagcttaaaatgagTAGTGGAAGtagctaaaattacaaaatgccgtttcatattttatatttatttccaTCTGATGACATTTTGATAATCGTACGAAAACTTGGAGTCTAGAGTTTAAGCCATTTACCTTACCTATTTTGAGATAAAATTTGACCATTAAGATGTAGATggggtcctctatcacatgtaTTAACCCATGTACTGCCAAGTGGCAAATAGTGAAGCTTTATATTTCACAGCCATAGTGATGCCTAGAAGGACCTTAACATTATTAAgtttgaaaatcttcaaaaattATAAATGCAACTTGGCATTCAAAGCCTCCTATCCTGAAATGTAAAATCAAATTcattagatcaaacaccaagaaatacgaaaataaatagacaaaagatccgcacgacacagagatttaacgaggttcacacaccagtgtggtgtgctatgtcctcgggtaaagaagatgttttactatgtagaagagagagtACACCCAAatagcggcgagaaaactcgccctgaaaccctagctcgataaACTccaaaaatacaatgactttctcaacacgACAACAGTACATTCAtgatttaaagtatctccgataccgatacgataccctccgatacgtatcttagaTTTAGcctaccgatacgatacatggaatttttaaaatcctttcgtatcaatatatatcctacgatacataccgatatgcaccaatacactatcgatacgtattgatcctctatgaaaaatataaaatcgaggtaaAATATActtttcggtatgtatcagtaaGTATCGGTGaatatttgtatgtatcgatcggtatgtatcgatgagtatcagtccGTATTagtgagtattggtatgtattgatcagtacgtatcggtgagtatcggtatgtattggtgagtatcggtatgtaccgatacaatacgctacggtcatataatgatggccaagatggatattttttcagaaaacacgattttttgggACGTTTTTGTTttaaagttgctgccagccatatttctctctaactaaagtggaaatcaaggttgagaacaaagattttacatttatgggacaactacaaatcttgaattcttagtgcgataccctcaatttagtgtttatgcataatacatattatcaatagctttttttaataaaatttgtatgcaaatgtgtttaaaaaggtgtttcatatccatttacgTGCGtttctttagcgtatctccgatacgatacgataccctccgatatgtatcttaattttggtcgaccgatacggcgacagataccgatactttaatccttgagtgcattatatatactccaagtcatgggtagacccatcgggtcacagtTGATCTGGTcgaacccctctgcttccatcacagatctcagaaaacttcccattcgagtcgccaccaaaatatgtcggagcgggtcaatcttcaaaacgggtcaagaattcgagagaaacttaaaaaaatttgaCTTAGATATGAATTGTGTTTAGTTGCCTGCCTATCTTACTGTGCCTACACATACACATCCATACAAATGCATTCATTCGTGTCTCTGCTATGGAAGTGCATATCatgtttttataattttttcattaaagaaaaaattcttgATCTCAAGTCTCAATATAAATGGGTTTGCTTGTCTCTGTCATAAAGAATCTGATATTTGTCTCTTAAAGAATGGAATATGCATCTTCAGAGAATCATATCTGGAAGGAACTGCCTTGTTTCTTATGTCCTTTATATGTTGGCTCCATATATATGAAGAATGCCCATTAAATAACAAATTTTCACAATAAAgtcaagaaaaaagaatgaaaagaatacACTTTGCAGGGTAATACCAAGACAATGGCCTGAAAGAGATATATGCCAACAGCACTGGCTATGCCAGATCTAGTCTATACCTGAGAAAACAGTTTAGCTCAGTATATGGCCTTTATGCTCACGTGGAACTATGGAGGGGTTGCAACTATGCTTGTTCAGTGGAATATGCATTGTCCGGGAGTTGGCAGAAAAGGAACCACTATCTTACTGTTTGCcaccttttattttataatacATAGTTGAAAAAAACTGGATTAAGTACAAACATGGACAATTTAAATGGGTTGTAGTGGAACATGCAGCAGCATCATAAAAGAGGAGGTGTACTATACAAAAAACAGCACTCGTAGAGTAGAGTCTATGCTTGACTCAACCCAAAAATGAGGATAACAGGATAAAGACATACGTGTAAATGATCCAAACTGAACCTAGGTAGGGcatgatgcagttgcacgatggacttaggaaaaaaaaaaaaaaatcttttgatttgattttcttttgttttagaaataatttctttttaaaattagctagcttctaattttaaaatagtttccattaattgtttgatttttcctttatattagtcatgtaatggaTGAACTCTtagatttgattgaatttgagacactttctttctcccccttttCTAATATCTCCTATCCATCGCTCTCTTTATCTCtgctattttcttcttttttttcccctcaaattCTGTTTTTCCCCCTTTCATCACTTTGTTTTGAATACTGAAGACCCATTCGAGTCCTGTGGAAGACCTATTGAAGATCCACACATCAGCAACAAGTTTGAGGACCTGAAGACAGCTTGTTTTCCCTGATCGACACTGGTTTTCTGCTAGGGTTTTGACCTGCTGTTTGTCCTCAGTTTCTACCAAGCCTGTGGCCAGTTGCAGCCACACTTCTGGGTGACTATTGGAGGACCTAAAAGAGAGACTCGACCAGGAGGATGGAGGACTGGAAGGCCTTTTGAAGCTGCTGCTGAAATCTCCCTCGCGACATACTGATTCTACCGCCCAGATCTGGTTCAGGTCCTTCGATCTCTTTGTTGCATACTACTCCAAGCTGAATATAGAGCTTTTGGAAGAGCAGGTTGTGGTGAAGCTTTTCCTGGAATATCGGACTCAGTCGACAAGTATCAGCGAGGTTCTccttctgtttctgtttccctATTCTGCCGCCTCTCTTGATGGTTgtctagaggttgaagacaaccccaaTAGAATCGTGTTTTATTTTAGAGATACTTGTTTGATTTTACACTTAAGCCCCTGTGACCTAAACGTGTGTTCTAATAAAACCTTCTTACTTTAGTAATTCCAGAATGCCCCCcctctttgatttttctattccagtttgaccctattatttattttccccttttaagctcttaaaattgtttctgaaattacaagaatacccctcaaCCATTATATTAAGCTTcttagtcattcttgtgggccctaagtgatccgattTCGATCATTGGAATTCGGTTCCGCATCAGGGCAGGCATTGGTTCtttcaagaaaagaaaggagaggtACTTGGACATTACGTGGATAGATTTTCCAAATGCTTTTACTTCTTATGGTAAAGGCTTTATGATCTACAACCACCATTGGCACCCCTCGACTCCTGTTATCATGTTCAAATCTTGACAGGCCATTGGACGTCCCTTTAGAGTTATTGAGCATTTTCCATTATGATGCCCTGAGCCATCCACTCTATTTGATACACCTGATGGAGAGAGTGTACTTTTCCTAGCATTACATTGAATTTTATACAAATTTCCATTTTCTGTTTCTACTTCGTGCAGTAATTGTATTATGATCAACTACCAGCACTACCTTCAGTACCATCTGCTCCTGTTGTTTTGTCCAACACTGGGCAGGCTATGAGACCTCACCTTTGAATTACTGAGAATGTTCCCTTTAAAAAGCACACGCCCACTCACTCCAAATGTATGCAATGCTTTCACTGTTTGAGTACACCTTATGAGTCATTATCTCCTTTTTCTTGCATCATAtttagtttcttttattttttccctccaCTGAACATGGTTTTTCTTATCTGATCCAGGTTTCTGGAGAGTACTCCATGATCAAAGCTGGTGCTGTTCTCAAAATGATTGATGAAGAGAAAGTCATGATGGAGTCCTTGATGTGTCTCCGGCGGGCTGGTGCAGACATCATACTCACTTATTTTGCTCTACAAGCAGCTAGATGTTTATGTGGTGAAAGGTAAGAAATGACCAATAGAACTTTTTCAAAACACCTGGAACTCTTATCTAAACGTATGTTTGTATGTCATAAACAAGCTTAAATTGAAAAAAGATGTACTCAAGCTGCTACTGCAtggtcttttattttatcttatttggCTTGTAAGATGACAAAAGACCGATACACTAATGGATGGATGGAAGAAACATAGGAGCTAATAAgtaagaaaagaagggaaatttttaaaagaaaaagaggagaagaaaaggtggcTCCCATCTCAATGAAGCAAATCCATGGAACTAGTGATGGATTGGCTTGAGGATTCAGCTCTGAGGTGAGCTGTGTTGCAGGGTATCTCTTCGAGATCCCGCAATGTGTCAGCGTAAGAAGTATCGAGTTGCAGGTTGTTGAGCATTTGGCGAAGGTCAGAAGCTTCCTCTTTTAGCCGCACATTTTCCTGGAGGACCTGGTCATGGCACTCTGACACGTGATTCAGCTTGTCTATGAGCTGACGGTTTTCATTGCGGAGCCGCATAACTTGTGACCAGAGTTCATCCAGGTGCTTCTGCTTCCTCATCCGTGACCGGCGAGCAGACTCTCTATTAGATATCATTCTCCTCTGCTTCCTTTCATCTATGATGCTCAACTGCTGCTCATCTGCTTCATCAGAAGTTGAGTTATTGCTGAAACATGATGACTGTGGGTTGAACTCATGGACTAGAGGAGGAGGGATCTGATTCTGAGGATTGGGTATGGGTCTTAAGAATCTGCTGAAATGGAATGCAGGTATGCTCTGCATCGCAGTTAAATGAGTCGGGTAGGGGGCCTCGTTCGCAGGTGCAAGGTACCGGAGTCCAGCAACCTCACACAGCTCCATCCCTGAATGATGTGAATGAAGTCCAGAGggattggttgt from Macadamia integrifolia cultivar HAES 741 unplaced genomic scaffold, SCU_Mint_v3 scaffold2798, whole genome shotgun sequence encodes the following:
- the LOC122067270 gene encoding basic leucine zipper 43-like; the encoded protein is MELCEVAGLRYLAPANEAPYPTHLTAMQSIPAFHFSRFLRPIPNPQNQIPPPLVHEFNPQSSCFSNNSTSDEADEQQLSIIDERKQRRMISNRESARRSRMRKQKHLDELWSQVMRLRNENRQLIDKLNHVSECHDQVLQENVRLKEEASDLRQMLNNLQLDTSYADTLRDLEEIPCNTAHLRAESSSQSITSSMDLLH